The genomic interval GGAACAACTGTAACAAGAGCTTTAGAAACATGGGGACTTACAGGTAAAAGAAAAGGGTATACTGATTTAATAATAAAACCTGGTTTTGAATTTAAAATTACCGATATCTTACTTACAAATTTTCACCTTGAAAATCTCTCCCCTATACTTTTAACCCTTGCCTTTGTAAAGGATGAAAATTTATTAAGGGAAAGTTATAAAGAGGCTCTTAAAAGAAATTACAGATTTTACAGTTTTGGTGATGCAATGCTTATAATACCTTAATTTACCCAGCTTTTTTTACTTTATAACTTTCCCTCCACAAGATTAAAAAAATTACAAAATAAGAGGTAGAAGCCAAAACTATAAAAAAAAGGGATAAAAATACAAGATACTCTTTTAAGGGAAAATTAAGTAAATAAAAAATAAAAAGTAAAGAGAGAAAAAAACCTGCCAGTTTACCAGAAATATTTGAACCAATAACTTTTCCTTTCTTCCACAATAAATAACCGAAAAATAAACTTACAAAATCTCTCAAAAAAAGTATAATAACAAAAAATAAAGGTAAACCTTTAAAAAAATAAAGAGATATAGAAACTGAATTAAAAAAAATCTTATCAATCACATGGTCAAGAATCTTACCCAGTTCAGAACTCTCTTTTCTTTTTCTTGCTATATAACCATCAAAAATATCAGTGATAACAGCAAGAGAAAGTAAAAATAAAACTATTTTTGATTTATTTTCCTTTATAAAATATATAACAAAAAAAAGAATTGGTAATCTTGTTAAAGAAAGGATGTTCTGAATTTTAAAAAGTTCATTCATTTTATACCTTCACTAAGCAATTTTTCAGCAGCATTTAAAGAAGTTTCATCAATTTCCTTACCTGCGATCATCCTTGCAATTTCTCTTTTTCTTTCTTCTATACTCTTAAGTTCCTTTACTTTAATTATAGTCTTTCCGTTTTTAACATCCTTATAAACATGAAAATGGTAATCAGAAAAAGATGCAATCTGCGGCAGATGAGTTATACAGAAAACCTGTTTTCCTTTCGCCAAAGTTTTTAAATTTTTCCCAACAATTCTTGCAACTTCACCTCCTATACCTGTATCAACCTCATCAAAAAGAAGGATTTTGCTACTTTCCCTTTCAGAAATTAAAGTTTTTATAGCAAGCATTATTCTTGAAAGTTCACCACCTGAGGCAACCTTTGATAGGGGAAAAGGGCTTTTATCCTTTGAAGTTGAAATTAAAAACTCCACTTCATCTTTTCCTCTTTCGTATAAATCTCTTTCATAAAATTTTACCTCAAATTTTACATAAGGGAAACCAAGATTTAAAAGCATCTTCTCAACTTCTTTTTCAAATTCTTTTGTTTTTCTTTTTCTTTCCTTTGATAACATATTAGCCCTTTCTTCAAGATTTTTTTCCAAATCCTTCAAATTTTTCTCCATTTCTTTTATCTTATTTTTTAAAATTTCAAAATTCTCAAGTTCTTCCTTCCATTTTTTATATAAAAATAAAAGACCTTCTTCATCTGTTCTGTGCTTTCTTTTTAAATCCTCAATTTTCTGAAGTAAATTCTCAAGTTCTAAAAGTTTTTTTTCTTCTTCTTCCTCTTCAAATCTTATCTTTACAAATTCACCGAGTGCTTCACCAAGGAGGTTATCTATTTCCTTTAAAAGTTCAAATCCCCTTTTACCTATTTCTTTAAAGAGATTTTCATTTTTTAATATCCTTCCAATCTTGTTTATAACCGAGTCCTCTCCTTCACCTAATTCGTATAAAATTTCATTTATTTTTTCATTAAGCTCTTTCCTTTCATTCAATTTTCTGTATTTATCAAAAATTTCACTTACATTAATATTTTCAATATCTATTTCTTTCATTTCTTTTATTGAATGTTCCATAAAATCTTTCATTGTTAATATTCTCTCATAATCCCTTTGAAGTTCATTATATTCTTTTAAACTTTTTTTATAAGAATTAAAAAGTTTTTCAAATTTTTCACTTTCTTCTGTTAAAAAGGAGTATCTATCAATTATATCAAGGTAATTTCTTTTATTAAGAAAGTAAAACTGAGAACTCTGTCCATGAATTTCAATTATTTTATCAAATATCTCCTTCAATATAGATAGAGATACAGGAACTCCATTAACTCTTATTTTAGAAACTTTCTCTGCAGGATAAAGTATTCTTTGAACAGATATTTCTTCTTCAACAGGAATTTCATATTTATCAAAAATTTCCTTATCAGGTTCAAATTTAAAAATACCCTCAACATAAACTTCTTTCAAACCCTCAAATATGCTCCAGTCCACTCTTTCACCTTTTAAAAGCAAAAGGGATTCAAGAATCATTGATTTTCCAGCACCTGTTTCTCCTGTGAAACATATAAATCCCTCCTTGAAGGAAAGCTCTATTTCCTTTATTAATATGTAATTTTTAAGATGAAGGTATAATAGCATGTTAAAAATTAAACTTTTCCTTTAATCTTTTATATATACTTTTTCCCCTATCTTTAAAACTTATAAACTTTATTTTAATTTCATTACTTGAGATTAAAATTTTTTTGTTAAGCGGTAATTCAAACTCCATCTGTCCATCAACCCATAATTTGGGAATGTTAGTTTTTCCCTTTGGAATAATATAAACCTTCTTACCAGAAGGAACAACAATTGGTCTTGCGTTTACATTAAAAGGGGCAATAACATTTATACAGAAACCTTTAAGATCATAGTAAAGAATTGGACCATTAAGAGCAAGATTATAGGCAGTTGAACCTGTTGGGGTACATATTAAAACCCCATCAGCAGAATAGAAGAACTTAACATTTTCAATCAAAAGATCAAATTCCATAATTCTTCCTGATGGCTCATTTCTAATTAAAAGGTCATTGAGTGCAAAACATTTTTTGTTATCCCATTCTATAAAAACTGTTTCTCTCTCAAGAATAGAAAAATCATTTTTTATAATTTTTTCAAGATAACTTTCAATCTTATCCTTATTTACATCACATAAAAAACCAACTTTTCCCATATGAACACCAAGAAAAATAGAATCAGGGAAATAGTGAACTGCCTTTAAAAGTGTTCCATCACCACCAAGAGTTATAACAATATCAAAATCTCTTTTTTTTAATTTCTCAGGCTCAGAAGTAAGTTCTAATTCTATTTTTTTTTCCT from candidate division WOR-3 bacterium carries:
- a CDS encoding S-adenosylmethionine:tRNA ribosyltransferase-isomerase, with translation RLIKKLKKEGIKVKELTLHVGPFTFLNNIEDEEIIKEFYEIPEETLMEIEKTKKNGGRIISVGTTVTRALETWGLTGKRKGYTDLIIKPGFEFKITDILLTNFHLENLSPILLTLAFVKDENLLRESYKEALKRNYRFYSFGDAMLIIP
- a CDS encoding CDP-alcohol phosphatidyltransferase family protein, with translation MNELFKIQNILSLTRLPILFFVIYFIKENKSKIVLFLLSLAVITDIFDGYIARKRKESSELGKILDHVIDKIFFNSVSISLYFFKGLPLFFVIILFLRDFVSLFFGYLLWKKGKVIGSNISGKLAGFFLSLLFIFYLLNFPLKEYLVFLSLFFIVLASTSYFVIFLILWRESYKVKKAG
- a CDS encoding AAA family ATPase, with the translated sequence MLLYLHLKNYILIKEIELSFKEGFICFTGETGAGKSMILESLLLLKGERVDWSIFEGLKEVYVEGIFKFEPDKEIFDKYEIPVEEEISVQRILYPAEKVSKIRVNGVPVSLSILKEIFDKIIEIHGQSSQFYFLNKRNYLDIIDRYSFLTEESEKFEKLFNSYKKSLKEYNELQRDYERILTMKDFMEHSIKEMKEIDIENINVSEIFDKYRKLNERKELNEKINEILYELGEGEDSVINKIGRILKNENLFKEIGKRGFELLKEIDNLLGEALGEFVKIRFEEEEEEKKLLELENLLQKIEDLKRKHRTDEEGLLFLYKKWKEELENFEILKNKIKEMEKNLKDLEKNLEERANMLSKERKRKTKEFEKEVEKMLLNLGFPYVKFEVKFYERDLYERGKDEVEFLISTSKDKSPFPLSKVASGGELSRIMLAIKTLISERESSKILLFDEVDTGIGGEVARIVGKNLKTLAKGKQVFCITHLPQIASFSDYHFHVYKDVKNGKTIIKVKELKSIEERKREIARMIAGKEIDETSLNAAEKLLSEGIK
- a CDS encoding NAD(+)/NADH kinase — protein: MEFKIKRPIIVYNPKKENVNSIIKKIENFFKEKKIELELTSEPEKLKKRDFDIVITLGGDGTLLKAVHYFPDSIFLGVHMGKVGFLCDVNKDKIESYLEKIIKNDFSILERETVFIEWDNKKCFALNDLLIRNEPSGRIMEFDLLIENVKFFYSADGVLICTPTGSTAYNLALNGPILYYDLKGFCINVIAPFNVNARPIVVPSGKKVYIIPKGKTNIPKLWVDGQMEFELPLNKKILISSNEIKIKFISFKDRGKSIYKRLKEKFNF